The Phaeobacter sp. A36a-5a DNA segment GGTTGCCGGTGTTGAACGGCTCGCGGTTGTGGTTCCGACGCCGGATGGGCAGATCAACCCGTTGGTTCTGCTGGCGGCGCGGTTGGCGGGCGTCGATGAAATATACCGTATCGGTGGTGCGCAGGCGATTGCGGCCCTTGCCTATGGAACCGAGAGCATCGCCCCTGTCGACAAAATCACCGGCCCCGGAAACGCATTTGTTGCTGCGGCAAAACGGCGTGTTTTCGGGAAGGTAGGCATCGACATGATTGCAGGGCCGTCCGAGATCCTAGTGATTGCGGACAAGGACAACGACCCAGACTGGATCGCGCTGGATCTGCTGAGTCAGGCTGAGCATGACGAAAGTGCGCAGTCGATCCTGATCACCGATGATGAAGGATTTGGGCGGGCCGTGGCGGAAGCGGTCGAGCAACGATTGAAGACGTTGGAGCGTGCCGCCATCGCTGGCCCCAGCTGGCGCGACTATGGTGCAGTGATTACCGTGCCGGATCTTGCAGAGGCAGCGCGGCTTTCGAACCGCATCGCGCCCGAGCATCTTGAACTCTGTGTTGCTGATCCGCGCGCGCTCAGCGAAAAGACCATTCATGCCGGGGCGATCTTCCTTGGCCAATATACGCCCGAAGCCATCGGTGATTATATCGGCGGACCGAACCACGTGTTGCCAACGGCGCGATCTGCACGGTTCTCATCTGGCCTGTCAGTCATGGATTTCCTGAAGCGCACGACGCTGAGTGAGATCACGCCTGAGGCGCTGCGGGCTATCGGACCTGCGGCCGAGACTCTTGCGAATAGCGAAAGCCTGCAGGCCCA contains these protein-coding regions:
- the hisD gene encoding histidinol dehydrogenase, which codes for MPVFLNASDADFEKAFTALLGAKREDSPDVDAVVADIIADVRARGDAALIELTAKFDRLQLTADQLRISDAEIDAAVQAVSGKERAALELAVDRIRAYHARQMPADDAWQDDTGASLGWRWSAVSAAGLYVPGGLASYPSSVLMNAVPAKVAGVERLAVVVPTPDGQINPLVLLAARLAGVDEIYRIGGAQAIAALAYGTESIAPVDKITGPGNAFVAAAKRRVFGKVGIDMIAGPSEILVIADKDNDPDWIALDLLSQAEHDESAQSILITDDEGFGRAVAEAVEQRLKTLERAAIAGPSWRDYGAVITVPDLAEAARLSNRIAPEHLELCVADPRALSEKTIHAGAIFLGQYTPEAIGDYIGGPNHVLPTARSARFSSGLSVMDFLKRTTLSEITPEALRAIGPAAETLANSESLQAHGLSIRARLDRLNR